The genomic segment TTTCAAACCCGAGCTTTTCAAATTCACTTAACCTCTGAGATATATGTGTTACAGCCCTTACTTCGCCTGTCAATCCCACTTCACCGACAATTCCTATCTTGACCGGTACGGTAAAATTTCCTGCCGCGGAAGCAATCGCACAAGCAACCGCTAAATCTGAAGACGGTTCTTTTGTCTTAATACCACCGACCACATTTACAAAAATATCCTGATTTGAAAGCCGAAGTCCTATACGTTTTTCTAAAACCGCAATAATAATTGTTACCCTGTTATAGTCAGGTCCGGAAAATTGCCTTCTTGGAACAGGAAGCGGAGTAGATGATACTAACGCCTGGACTTCTAATAAAATGGGGCGAACACCTTCAATAATGCAGGTTATTACGCTACCTGAAACATTTTTTGGTTTGTCACCGATGAATATTTCAGACGGATTTTTAACTTCTTTTAACCCATCTTCCTGCATTTCAAAAATTCCTATCTCATTTGTAGAACCGAACCTGTTTTTAAAACATCTCAAAATACGATATGTATGGTGTTGTTCAGAACTGAAATAAAGGACAGTATCAACAATATGCTCCAAAACCCTGGGACCTGCAAGTGTACCTTCCTTTGTAACATGCCCGCATATAAACGTTGTAATGGAAAGTGATTTACTTATATTTAAAAGCTCTGCTGTTGTCTCCCTTACCTGTGAAACACTGCCGGGAGCTGATTCAATATCATCACGATACATTGTCTGTATTGAATCAATAAAAACAAATTTTGGTTTGTTTTCTTTAATTTTTAAAACTATTTCAGAAAGCAATGTTTCTGACACTAAGAACAGATTACCATCTTTAATTTTTAGCCGGTTAGCCCGCAGCTTCAATTGTTCAATTGATTCCTCACCGGAAACATACAAGCAATTAAACTGCCTGGAAAGATGACCTGCTACCTGCAAAAGTAACGTTGATTTTCCTATACCGGGTTCCCCACCGACTAAAATCATTTGCCCGTCTACAACCCCGCCGCCAAGCAAATTATCAAACTCATTTATTGTCGTCTGATATCTATTCTTCAGACACAACGTATCTGATATTTCATCAATCTTTTTTACTTGCGATGAAAAACTTGTTATAGGTGTTCTGCCTCTGTTTGTCGGTACTTTATGTTCTTCAACAAAAGAATTCCATTTCTCGCAGTCTGGACATTTACCCAGCCACTTTGTGGATTGATACCCGCATTCCTGGCATATAAATTGAGTTGTTTCTTTTGCCATTTTCATTGTTCTTTTTTAGTTTCTTTTTCCAGATTCTTTTTAATTTCTTTTGCTTTTTTATCATCCACAATCCAACTGGAAGGAGCATCCTCCATTACTTTACTAAAAACCCGCATACTGGAAATAGTCTCCCTGAAATCTTTTTCAAGCTTCTTATCAGAAAAAAGTTTACCAAGCAGCCCGTCGCCGTTTTCTGCTGACTTCGAAAGACTTTCCAAAGAAGTAAGCGTATTGTCTAATTTTTTTGAAATACGGTCAAACCTGCCGTCTGAAACTGATTTTCTCACTTCTCTCGATATAACAGTTAAATCACTAGAAAACTTATTCAGGTTATCAATTGTCATTTTTATACTTGTATCTCCGGTTAAACCCTTTAATGAATCAAGAAGCGAATTTACCGCAGTTTGTGTTTTCTCAAACATTTTATCAATTGAGATAGGATCAACACCTGTAATAACATCCTCATCTTTCAAAAGTTCATAAAACGTAGTTCCGGAAGTCAGCTGAATGAACTTTACACCTATAATCCCGGAAGAGAATATATAAGCTGCTGAATCCTTATGAATTTTAACGTCACTATTAAGCCACACGTTAACTCGTGCTCTATCACCTTCCAGTATGATATCTTTTACATAACCGACATTGACACCGGCGACTTGCACTTTTGCCTGTTTTAGCAAACCCTGGATATCGTTAAATAAAATATTAATTTTGTATCCTCTTTCAAAAACCCGTACACCCGATAAAATCATAATAGCAATGGCAAAAACTAACAAACCGACAATAATCACCATGCCCACTTTTGTTTCTTGTTTCATAATTTACCTCTCTCTCACTTTCATTTTTATTGGTCCTATTGAAGAACCGGTAGTAAACTGTTTCATATATTGATTATCCGTCATTTTTATTTCATCCGGACTACCGGAACCGATAATTTTTCCTTCATAAAGCATAGCGACTTGATTGGAAATCTTATAAGCACTCTTCATATCGTGAGTAACAACAATTGAGGTTATATTTAAAGTCTTCTGAAGATGAATAATTAAATCGTTAATTACATCTGCCATAATAGGATCTATTCCTGTTGTTGGTTCATCGTAAAAAATATATTTCGGGTCAGTAGCAATCGCCCGTGCTAAAGCAACTCTTTTTTTCATTCCACCGGAAAGCTCCGACGGCTTCATTCTTTCAATACCTTCAAGACCAACCATAGAAAGACATTCTTTTACTTTTAATGATATTTTGTCCTCAGGTAAATTCTTAAGATTTCTTAAACCAAAAGCAACATTATCGCCTACGGTCAACGAATCAAAAAGCGCAGCTCCCTGGAAAAGAAAACCAAATTTTTTTTGGACTTCTGAAAGCGACTCTTCATCAAGTTTCGTTATTTCCATATCATCAACATATATTTCACCGCTATCGGGTTTTAAAAGTCCGACAATATGTTTTATCAAAACAGATTTCCCGCAACCGCTACCGCCGATAATTGTAATCG from the Elusimicrobiota bacterium genome contains:
- the radA gene encoding DNA repair protein RadA, yielding MAKETTQFICQECGYQSTKWLGKCPDCEKWNSFVEEHKVPTNRGRTPITSFSSQVKKIDEISDTLCLKNRYQTTINEFDNLLGGGVVDGQMILVGGEPGIGKSTLLLQVAGHLSRQFNCLYVSGEESIEQLKLRANRLKIKDGNLFLVSETLLSEIVLKIKENKPKFVFIDSIQTMYRDDIESAPGSVSQVRETTAELLNISKSLSITTFICGHVTKEGTLAGPRVLEHIVDTVLYFSSEQHHTYRILRCFKNRFGSTNEIGIFEMQEDGLKEVKNPSEIFIGDKPKNVSGSVITCIIEGVRPILLEVQALVSSTPLPVPRRQFSGPDYNRVTIIIAVLEKRIGLRLSNQDIFVNVVGGIKTKEPSSDLAVACAIASAAGNFTVPVKIGIVGEVGLTGEVRAVTHISQRLSEFEKLGFEKCIIPKVNSKGIDGKSGMKIIPVETVFEAIEKIKS
- a CDS encoding MlaD family protein; the encoded protein is MKQETKVGMVIIVGLLVFAIAIMILSGVRVFERGYKINILFNDIQGLLKQAKVQVAGVNVGYVKDIILEGDRARVNVWLNSDVKIHKDSAAYIFSSGIIGVKFIQLTSGTTFYELLKDEDVITGVDPISIDKMFEKTQTAVNSLLDSLKGLTGDTSIKMTIDNLNKFSSDLTVISREVRKSVSDGRFDRISKKLDNTLTSLESLSKSAENGDGLLGKLFSDKKLEKDFRETISSMRVFSKVMEDAPSSWIVDDKKAKEIKKNLEKETKKEQ
- a CDS encoding ABC transporter ATP-binding protein; its protein translation is MIKIVNLYKSFGRNTVLNGVNLEIKDGETITIIGGSGCGKSVLIKHIVGLLKPDSGEIYVDDMEITKLDEESLSEVQKKFGFLFQGAALFDSLTVGDNVAFGLRNLKNLPEDKISLKVKECLSMVGLEGIERMKPSELSGGMKKRVALARAIATDPKYIFYDEPTTGIDPIMADVINDLIIHLQKTLNITSIVVTHDMKSAYKISNQVAMLYEGKIIGSGSPDEIKMTDNQYMKQFTTGSSIGPIKMKVRER